A single window of Xylocopilactobacillus apicola DNA harbors:
- a CDS encoding adaptor protein MecA: MEIDHIDKDNIRVFLVHKDLEERGVTILDLLGNQMQVEKFFYSILEEVDTDHTFSGTQTITFQVMPNEEGLELLISKKPQNFGQKVKRNGNNGSNIDDLFDFDSKLLEDDFDQSGMNTDNDRHFMLDNNGYREDRYVKALSSQSLTYIAKFNSIDDLINLGHFLKFKVKTKLYVYDDQYYVIFTLYKKDSNRDNFTRLITNVNEYGNYTKISAEVLAEHGKVLIKSNIFRTLEKYF; this comes from the coding sequence ATGGAAATAGATCATATTGATAAAGATAATATTCGGGTTTTTCTTGTTCATAAAGATCTTGAAGAACGAGGAGTAACAATTTTAGATCTGTTGGGCAATCAGATGCAAGTTGAAAAATTTTTCTACAGTATTTTGGAGGAAGTGGATACTGACCATACCTTCTCTGGGACCCAAACGATCACTTTTCAAGTAATGCCGAATGAGGAAGGTTTAGAATTATTAATTAGTAAAAAACCTCAGAACTTTGGTCAAAAAGTCAAGCGCAATGGGAATAATGGATCTAACATTGATGATTTATTTGATTTTGATTCAAAATTGTTAGAAGATGATTTCGATCAATCGGGGATGAATACTGATAATGATCGTCACTTCATGCTTGATAACAATGGATATAGGGAAGATCGTTATGTTAAAGCGCTATCTTCCCAATCGTTAACTTATATTGCTAAATTTAATTCTATTGATGATTTGATTAATTTGGGCCACTTTTTAAAATTCAAAGTTAAGACGAAACTTTATGTCTATGACGATCAATACTATGTAATTTTCACTCTTTACAAAAAAGATTCTAATCGTGATAATTTCACAAGATTAATTACTAACGTCAATGAGTATGGCAACTATACCAAAATTTCAGCAGAAGTATTGGCTGAACATGGAAAAGTT
- the nrdD gene encoding anaerobic ribonucleoside-triphosphate reductase, whose product MIIKRDGRRVDFDLDKITQAVIRAAKSVNPDLGPLDYQKITEVTEDVEAEILARFKDDVKIYEIQNVVEHTLLAHHLYDVAKSYISYRTEKDFARNQATDINFTIKKLLSKDATVVNENANKDSNVFNTQRDLTAGTVAKAIGLKMLPPQVANAHLKGDIHWHDLDYTPYEPMTNCCLIDFKEMLNHGFKIGNAEVETPHSIQVATAQMAQIIANVASSQYGGCSSDRTDEVLAPFAMKNFEKHVAEAKKWIEDPQKREEYAKERTSKDIYDAMQSLEYEINTLYSSNGQTPFTTLGFGLGKSWAEREIQKSILKVRIDGLGTEHRTAIFPKLVFTLKRGLNLEPKDPNYDLKQLAIECATKRMYPDVVSYDMIKKITGSFKAPMGCRSFLQSWKDSDGNEVDSGRMNLGVVTINLPRIALESKGDQDQFWKILKERVEICRDALVYKVERTKEATVQNAPILYQYGAFGERLKKSERVDELFKNSRATVSLGYIGLYEVGTVFYGPDWEVNPTAKEFSVDVVKYLYDQCSKWEEKYGYHFSVYGTPAESLTDTFCRLDKAKFGSIPDITDKDYYTNSFHYDVRKNPTPFEKLDFESVYPYYSSGGFIHYCEYPNLRQNPKALEAVWDYAYDLVGYLGTNTPIDQCFKCGFKGDFKATERGFMCPECGNTDPATVDVVKRTCGYLGNPNQRPMVHGRHEEIKHRVKHLSLGNDHLTGADS is encoded by the coding sequence ATGATTATCAAGCGTGATGGTCGAAGAGTCGATTTTGATCTTGATAAGATTACCCAAGCGGTGATTAGAGCAGCAAAAAGCGTTAATCCAGATCTTGGCCCACTTGACTACCAGAAAATTACCGAAGTCACCGAAGATGTCGAAGCTGAAATTTTAGCCCGATTTAAAGATGACGTTAAAATTTATGAAATTCAAAATGTCGTAGAGCATACTCTTTTGGCCCATCATCTTTATGATGTAGCTAAATCTTACATCTCGTATCGAACCGAAAAGGACTTCGCTCGCAATCAAGCAACTGATATTAACTTTACAATCAAGAAGCTTTTATCAAAGGATGCAACGGTAGTTAACGAGAATGCAAATAAAGATAGTAATGTATTTAACACTCAGCGGGATCTGACTGCAGGGACAGTCGCTAAGGCAATTGGGCTTAAGATGTTGCCGCCACAAGTAGCAAATGCTCATCTTAAAGGCGATATCCATTGGCATGATCTTGATTACACTCCTTATGAACCGATGACAAATTGTTGTTTGATCGATTTTAAAGAGATGCTTAACCACGGTTTTAAAATTGGTAATGCTGAAGTTGAAACGCCACATTCAATTCAAGTTGCAACAGCTCAGATGGCTCAAATTATTGCCAATGTTGCTTCAAGTCAATATGGAGGATGTTCTTCTGATCGTACTGACGAAGTGCTGGCACCATTTGCGATGAAGAATTTTGAAAAACACGTGGCTGAAGCCAAGAAATGGATAGAAGATCCTCAAAAGCGAGAAGAATACGCTAAAGAGCGCACCAGCAAAGATATTTATGATGCAATGCAAAGTTTAGAGTATGAAATCAATACTTTGTATTCTTCAAATGGTCAAACCCCTTTTACTACTTTGGGTTTTGGTTTAGGAAAAAGTTGGGCGGAGCGCGAAATTCAAAAGTCAATTTTGAAAGTAAGAATTGATGGGCTCGGGACTGAGCACCGAACCGCAATTTTTCCAAAATTGGTTTTTACGTTAAAACGCGGTTTAAATCTTGAGCCAAAAGATCCGAATTATGATCTTAAACAGCTGGCAATCGAGTGCGCCACTAAAAGAATGTACCCGGATGTCGTTTCTTATGACATGATCAAAAAAATTACTGGATCGTTCAAGGCTCCAATGGGTTGTCGGTCATTTTTGCAGTCTTGGAAGGATTCAGACGGTAATGAGGTTGATTCAGGTCGAATGAATTTAGGGGTCGTAACGATCAATCTTCCCCGAATTGCATTGGAGTCAAAAGGTGATCAGGATCAATTTTGGAAAATCCTTAAAGAACGAGTCGAAATTTGTCGCGATGCCCTGGTCTATAAAGTAGAGCGGACTAAAGAAGCAACGGTGCAAAATGCCCCAATTCTTTACCAATACGGTGCGTTTGGTGAACGTTTGAAGAAAAGCGAACGGGTTGATGAATTATTTAAAAACAGTCGAGCAACAGTTTCTCTAGGTTATATCGGTTTGTATGAGGTCGGGACAGTGTTTTACGGGCCTGATTGGGAGGTTAATCCGACCGCTAAAGAATTTAGCGTTGACGTTGTGAAATATCTTTATGATCAGTGTTCAAAATGGGAAGAAAAATATGGCTATCATTTTTCAGTTTACGGCACTCCAGCGGAATCTTTAACGGATACATTTTGCCGCTTAGATAAAGCAAAATTTGGCAGCATTCCAGACATTACTGACAAAGATTACTATACAAACAGTTTTCACTATGATGTCCGCAAAAATCCAACTCCGTTTGAAAAACTCGATTTTGAAAGTGTTTATCCTTATTATTCAAGCGGCGGCTTCATTCACTACTGTGAATATCCAAATCTTCGGCAAAATCCCAAAGCACTGGAAGCAGTTTGGGACTATGCGTATGACCTTGTTGGATATCTTGGAACTAATACACCAATTGATCAATGCTTTAAATGTGGATTTAAAGGCGATTTTAAAGCAACTGAAAGAGGATTTATGTGCCCCGAGTGCGGAAATACTGATCCAGCAACGGTTGACGTAGTTAAAAGGACTTGTGGGTATTTGGGTAATCCGAACCAGCGACCAATGGTCCACGGGCGACACGAAGAAATTAAGCACCGGGTTAAGCATCTGAGTTTAGGAAACGATCACTTAACGGGAGCAGACAGCTAA
- a CDS encoding HIT family protein, producing the protein MKKEPNCVFCQKKSADFILENNLAAAFWDLHPINPGHLLIIPKNHRSNYFKLTRDELEEINELIFAAKKLLDEKYQPAGYNLLSNNGHYGGQSIMHCHIHVIPRYPNDGLFMPKPRRKN; encoded by the coding sequence ATGAAAAAAGAACCGAATTGCGTTTTTTGTCAGAAAAAATCAGCGGATTTTATTTTAGAAAATAATTTAGCAGCTGCTTTTTGGGATCTTCATCCCATTAATCCTGGACACTTACTGATCATCCCCAAAAATCATCGTTCTAATTATTTTAAACTGACCAGAGACGAATTAGAAGAAATCAATGAACTGATATTTGCAGCTAAGAAATTACTTGACGAAAAATATCAACCTGCAGGCTATAATTTGCTCTCTAATAATGGTCATTATGGTGGTCAATCAATTATGCATTGTCATATTCACGTCATCCCTCGTTACCCTAATGACGGATTATTTATGCCTAAACCAAGGAGAAAAAATTGA
- a CDS encoding tyrosine-protein phosphatase, producing MVNRLLNFTGSVNLRELGDYHTVDGFKIRSHKILRSGDLSGLTSKGQRDLLDYGLKYDVDFRSDSEILHFADPKMPGVIYEHVPVYGSEDYSLETNQKFEPDSGIGGIYQNVVLSRFSQASYRRMFELMLENSEPDRSLLFHCSAGQDRTGIGAALIEKLLGLSDQTITEDYLLSNIVYSDRSNQVITDADVADYINQMNSSNVYANSITAIFKAIDHFYGNFANYLNEALNLSEENILKLKKIYLTSL from the coding sequence ATGGTAAATAGACTTTTAAACTTTACAGGAAGTGTCAATTTGCGTGAACTTGGCGATTATCATACCGTTGATGGGTTTAAGATTCGTAGCCATAAGATTTTGCGATCTGGTGATTTAAGCGGCTTGACTTCAAAGGGGCAAAGAGATCTGCTTGACTATGGTCTTAAATATGATGTTGATTTTCGTTCTGATTCTGAAATTCTCCACTTTGCTGACCCGAAAATGCCAGGAGTGATTTATGAACATGTACCAGTTTATGGCTCTGAGGACTATTCGTTAGAAACCAATCAAAAATTTGAGCCAGATTCGGGGATTGGAGGAATTTATCAAAATGTAGTTTTAAGTCGCTTTAGTCAAGCAAGCTATCGCCGGATGTTTGAATTAATGTTGGAAAACTCAGAGCCAGATCGTTCTTTGTTGTTTCACTGCTCCGCGGGGCAAGATCGGACTGGAATTGGAGCAGCTTTGATTGAAAAGTTGCTTGGATTAAGTGATCAAACGATTACAGAAGACTACCTTTTATCCAATATTGTTTATTCTGATCGCTCAAATCAGGTGATAACTGATGCTGACGTGGCCGATTACATTAATCAGATGAATTCTTCTAATGTTTATGCTAATAGTATTACGGCAATTTTTAAAGCAATCGATCACTTCTACGGGAATTTTGCTAATTATTTAAATGAAGCACTAAATTTATCCGAAGAGAATATTTTAAAATTGAAGAAAATTTATCTTACATCTTTATAA
- a CDS encoding heavy metal translocating P-type ATPase produces MAIWANILISIAGAIIAFSMLIEMIKVLKSGNFGVDLLAIISVTATIIAQDYWAALIILIMLTGGDSLEDFASKKASADLSMLLDNSPKVAHIITDNTIKDVAADEVPVGSTILIKPGEVVPVDGIISEGTSSFDESSMTGESLLIKRSIGDHLISGALNTDRPVNLKTEKLAQDSQYQTLVNLVKTANLKPARFVRLADQYALPFTIISILIGVIAAIIAKDPHRFVQVVVVASPCPLILAAPVAIVSGMSRVTRHGIILKTGTALEKLAKAKSAYFDKTGTLTQGELAVKDLVSTSNLTKPQLVQLFYNLEINSNHVMGKAITNYAQKEKATDSLEFTEIKEITGQGIEAHYGEQLVKIGALNFATKKESELAKYAGKNLEYSQVFLSIDEIVKGYVLLADQIRPEAQITIKDLQQNGIKNIAMITGDHKATAQKISSALQISKVYAECRPQDKIRLIEDTPKDERPLIMVGDGVNDAPAIAAADVGIAMGATGASAASQTADVVIVKNDLHTILNAIEISRYTMKIARESVMIGIVICIVLELICATGVVPVIIGALLQEVVDTASILWALRARVSKEKLKKASLAS; encoded by the coding sequence ATGGCCATTTGGGCCAATATTTTAATTAGCATTGCTGGTGCAATCATTGCATTTTCGATGTTAATTGAAATGATTAAAGTTTTAAAAAGCGGAAATTTCGGAGTTGATCTTTTAGCGATCATCTCAGTTACTGCCACAATCATCGCTCAAGATTACTGGGCAGCACTAATCATCTTGATAATGTTGACTGGGGGCGATTCACTTGAAGATTTTGCCAGCAAAAAAGCAAGTGCAGATCTATCGATGCTTTTAGATAATTCACCGAAGGTTGCCCACATTATCACAGATAATACGATTAAAGATGTTGCAGCCGATGAAGTACCTGTTGGCTCAACCATCTTAATCAAACCTGGCGAAGTCGTCCCCGTCGACGGAATTATTAGCGAAGGAACAAGTAGTTTTGATGAATCCAGTATGACTGGAGAATCTCTTTTAATTAAACGTTCAATTGGTGACCATTTAATTTCAGGCGCGCTAAATACGGATCGGCCAGTGAATCTCAAAACCGAAAAATTAGCGCAAGATTCTCAGTACCAAACCTTGGTAAACTTAGTTAAAACAGCAAATTTAAAACCAGCTCGCTTTGTTAGATTAGCTGATCAATATGCTTTACCATTCACCATTATTTCGATTTTAATTGGGGTTATTGCCGCAATAATTGCAAAAGACCCGCACCGTTTCGTCCAAGTCGTCGTAGTTGCTTCACCCTGCCCTTTAATTTTGGCAGCACCTGTCGCAATTGTGTCAGGCATGAGTCGAGTAACTCGCCACGGAATTATTTTGAAAACTGGTACAGCACTAGAGAAGTTGGCAAAAGCCAAATCTGCTTATTTTGACAAAACTGGAACTCTCACCCAAGGTGAATTAGCTGTCAAAGACTTGGTTTCAACAAGCAATTTAACAAAGCCACAGTTAGTTCAACTATTTTATAACCTTGAGATTAATTCTAACCATGTGATGGGTAAAGCGATCACCAATTATGCTCAGAAAGAAAAAGCGACTGATTCATTAGAATTTACTGAAATTAAAGAAATCACCGGCCAAGGAATTGAAGCACACTATGGTGAGCAACTAGTAAAGATCGGGGCTCTTAATTTTGCTACAAAGAAAGAAAGTGAACTTGCTAAATATGCAGGCAAAAATCTCGAATATTCTCAAGTGTTCCTGTCAATCGATGAAATAGTTAAAGGCTACGTTTTGCTTGCTGACCAAATCCGACCCGAAGCACAGATTACCATTAAAGATCTGCAGCAAAATGGAATTAAAAATATTGCCATGATTACTGGAGACCACAAAGCTACCGCCCAAAAAATTTCTTCTGCACTTCAGATTAGTAAGGTTTATGCCGAATGTCGTCCACAAGATAAAATTCGCTTAATCGAAGATACTCCCAAAGATGAGCGGCCTTTAATTATGGTTGGCGACGGAGTCAATGATGCTCCTGCTATTGCTGCGGCTGACGTCGGTATTGCAATGGGCGCAACAGGAGCAAGTGCTGCCTCGCAAACTGCTGATGTTGTAATTGTAAAAAATGATCTACATACAATTCTAAATGCAATCGAAATCTCACGCTACACAATGAAAATAGCCCGTGAATCGGTAATGATTGGAATTGTAATCTGTATTGTCTTAGAGCTGATTTGTGCAACTGGGGTCGTTCCAGTCATCATCGGAGCACTTTTACAAGAAGTTGTCGATACCGCTTCAATTCTCTGGGCTTTAAGAGCAAGAGTCAGCAAAGAAAAGCTAAAAAAAGCTTCATTGGCTTCTTAA
- the nrdG gene encoding anaerobic ribonucleoside-triphosphate reductase activating protein, with amino-acid sequence MKQKKYDPDDPISWKSEDFSQEMIADYKPFNFVDGEGVRCSLYVSGCLFACPGCYNLAAQNFRYGHPFTKELEDQIIKDLANSYVDGLTLLGGEPFLNTSVCLKVVKRIRKEFGHAKTIWSWSGYTWEELQQGTPDKKELLSLIDILVDGRFVEEKKDLTLQFRGSSNQKIIDVQKSLQEGKIHIWDRLLK; translated from the coding sequence ATGAAGCAAAAAAAGTATGACCCAGATGATCCGATTTCTTGGAAATCTGAGGACTTCTCACAGGAGATGATTGCTGATTATAAACCGTTTAATTTTGTTGATGGAGAAGGGGTGCGTTGTTCGCTGTATGTTTCAGGGTGCTTGTTTGCTTGTCCAGGTTGTTACAATTTAGCAGCTCAAAATTTTCGCTATGGTCATCCATTTACTAAAGAATTAGAAGATCAGATTATTAAAGATCTTGCAAATTCCTATGTTGATGGTTTGACTCTTCTAGGTGGTGAACCATTTCTCAACACTTCGGTCTGTTTAAAAGTTGTCAAAAGAATTCGCAAAGAATTTGGACATGCTAAAACTATTTGGTCTTGGTCAGGTTATACCTGGGAAGAACTGCAGCAAGGAACCCCAGATAAAAAGGAGCTCTTATCGTTAATTGATATTTTAGTTGATGGTCGCTTTGTGGAAGAGAAAAAAGATTTAACCCTTCAATTTCGGGGGAGTTCCAACCAAAAAATTATTGATGTCCAGAAATCTTTACAAGAGGGTAAAATTCATATTTGGGATCGTTTACTTAAATAA
- a CDS encoding MBL fold metallo-hydrolase: MKLTVLGYYGGYPYHDHGTSSYLITAGDGYRLLLDCGSGALISLEKVMDPLKLDAVLLSHYHQDHIADIGVLQYYYQLKSGVKKTDPLKIYGHQEDLGNFKNLTFGSFTEGIAYDPKKKLILGPLEVTFCRTIHPVAAFAIRLKEVETGKVLTYTADTRYFKELADFAMNSDVLIADTNFAGSQEGDLWHMTSLQSAKLALDAKAKTLVLSHLPQEIPLDQILQEAEFAAPKLEVVLASKVSEIQF; this comes from the coding sequence ATGAAACTAACAGTTTTGGGCTACTACGGCGGTTATCCTTATCATGATCACGGGACTAGTTCGTATCTAATTACGGCAGGGGACGGGTATCGGCTACTTTTAGATTGTGGATCAGGGGCCTTAATTTCCTTAGAGAAAGTAATGGATCCTTTGAAGCTTGATGCAGTGCTTTTATCGCATTATCATCAAGATCATATCGCAGATATAGGAGTTTTGCAGTATTATTACCAATTAAAAAGCGGAGTTAAAAAAACTGATCCGCTGAAAATTTATGGGCATCAAGAAGATCTAGGAAATTTTAAAAATCTAACCTTTGGTTCGTTTACTGAAGGTATCGCTTATGATCCTAAGAAGAAGTTGATCTTGGGACCGTTGGAAGTCACATTTTGCCGCACAATTCACCCAGTTGCAGCTTTTGCCATTCGTTTAAAAGAGGTGGAAACGGGAAAAGTTTTGACCTATACCGCAGATACTCGCTATTTTAAAGAGTTGGCTGATTTTGCAATGAATAGTGATGTTTTGATTGCTGATACTAATTTTGCGGGTAGTCAAGAAGGGGATCTTTGGCATATGACTTCACTTCAGTCAGCAAAATTGGCTCTCGATGCCAAGGCAAAAACTTTAGTTTTGAGTCATTTGCCACAAGAAATTCCATTGGATCAAATTTTGCAAGAAGCTGAGTTTGCTGCTCCTAAGCTAGAAGTCGTGCTGGCTTCAAAGGTTAGCGAAATTCAATTTTAA
- a CDS encoding proline iminopeptidase-family hydrolase, whose product MKNGTTIITLDNGYHLWTNTQGSGDIHLLALHGGPGGTHEYWEDTAKQLAKRGLNVQVHMYDQLGSFYSDQPDFNDPKNQDILTYDYYINEVEEVRQKLGLDHFYLIGQSWGGALVQLYGLKYGQHLKGAIISSMIDNTEEYVAAVNAKRAEVLSQADLEYMQKIETEHRWDDPKYQEIVDRLNAQFVDRREIPAYSHLIETMATDVYGAFQGDNEFVVTGKLKEFDLRGKLKDLKMPTYLVFSDHETMPVDVAKRMAKEIPHSRLSVTPDSGHHGMTDNPRHYYDHLAQFIQDVEQNQFND is encoded by the coding sequence ATGAAAAATGGTACAACAATTATTACTTTAGATAACGGATATCACTTATGGACTAACACACAAGGTAGTGGAGACATTCACCTTTTAGCGTTACACGGAGGTCCAGGAGGAACTCATGAATATTGGGAGGATACAGCTAAACAGCTTGCAAAACGGGGGCTAAACGTCCAGGTTCATATGTATGATCAATTGGGCTCGTTTTATTCGGATCAACCTGATTTTAACGATCCCAAAAATCAAGATATTCTGACTTATGATTACTATATCAACGAGGTTGAAGAAGTGAGACAAAAATTGGGACTTGATCATTTTTATTTGATTGGTCAAAGTTGGGGTGGCGCACTTGTTCAATTATACGGTCTTAAATACGGTCAGCACTTAAAAGGTGCGATTATCTCTTCGATGATTGATAACACTGAAGAGTACGTGGCGGCCGTCAACGCAAAACGAGCTGAAGTGCTAAGCCAAGCAGATCTTGAGTACATGCAAAAGATTGAAACGGAGCATCGTTGGGATGATCCAAAGTATCAAGAAATTGTGGATCGGTTAAATGCACAGTTTGTCGATCGGCGAGAAATCCCGGCTTATAGTCATTTGATTGAAACGATGGCAACTGATGTTTATGGAGCTTTTCAAGGAGATAATGAGTTTGTAGTGACTGGAAAGTTAAAGGAATTTGATCTTAGAGGTAAGTTGAAAGATTTGAAAATGCCAACCTATCTGGTTTTCTCTGATCATGAAACGATGCCAGTAGATGTGGCCAAAAGAATGGCAAAAGAAATTCCGCATTCGCGCCTTTCAGTGACGCCGGATTCAGGTCATCACGGAATGACAGATAATCCGCGGCATTATTATGACCATTTAGCACAATTTATTCAGGATGTTGAACAAAATCAGTTTAATGATTAA
- a CDS encoding peptide ABC transporter substrate-binding protein — translation MDKRKCWRTVVCFLVLMLFLTGCQKKESKKQTAKTKDAQVWRVGAGDMLQSMDSSNFFDQNSMQAVNNVMEGLYRYRGKNIEPAMATKIVEPDASGLKYTFKLRQNALWSNGDPVTADNFVFAWQRTVDPKTKAQYAYLYSGIKNADAIRKGRLKPTALGIKKVDDHTFTVELERKIPYFTALMTNTPFFPQNQKIVKKYGKAYGTTAAKTVYNGPFSLTKWNGMSNSWTLVKNSKYWNQKQVYLDRIEYVVVKDPNTALNLFSNHQLDDIILSGEIAKQKKSDPNFNSRELTRTMYLTFNQGKNSALKNESIRKALSLAIDRKQLTKDILGDGSFPVHVLVPLGLANNPATKNDFSKPIDQSTASYSTYNLAKAKELWEQGKKETGIDQVTWTMLGEDNDSNKKLMEYFQGQLEKLPGLKINLQAVPHKTRLQFGQNGQFDLMTSQVAADFPDPVAILNVQTTNNVYNFGHTSNSRYDQLIEKSNLESDPNKRFTQMSQALEILSQNQEVAPIYQLVEAHLTRRNLKGVTFSPNHLFNYVGANLNGK, via the coding sequence GTGGATAAAAGAAAATGTTGGCGAACGGTTGTTTGTTTTCTTGTTTTGATGTTGTTTTTAACCGGATGCCAAAAAAAGGAAAGTAAAAAACAGACAGCAAAGACTAAAGATGCACAAGTTTGGCGGGTTGGAGCAGGAGATATGCTTCAGTCAATGGATAGTTCTAATTTTTTTGACCAAAATAGTATGCAAGCTGTCAACAATGTGATGGAAGGACTGTACCGCTATCGCGGTAAGAATATTGAGCCTGCGATGGCGACGAAAATTGTTGAACCAGATGCATCCGGCCTTAAATATACTTTCAAATTGCGACAAAATGCTTTATGGAGCAATGGAGATCCCGTAACGGCTGACAATTTTGTTTTTGCCTGGCAACGCACCGTTGATCCAAAAACTAAAGCACAATATGCATACCTTTATTCGGGGATTAAAAATGCCGATGCTATTAGAAAAGGTCGGCTTAAACCGACAGCTTTAGGAATAAAAAAAGTCGATGATCATACTTTTACGGTGGAATTGGAACGAAAAATTCCCTATTTTACGGCTTTGATGACGAATACGCCATTTTTTCCTCAAAATCAGAAAATTGTTAAAAAATATGGGAAGGCTTATGGAACAACGGCTGCTAAAACGGTTTATAATGGACCATTTTCTTTAACTAAATGGAATGGGATGAGTAATAGCTGGACATTAGTCAAAAATTCTAAATATTGGAATCAAAAACAAGTTTACCTTGATCGAATTGAATACGTAGTCGTGAAAGATCCTAACACAGCATTAAATCTTTTTAGTAATCATCAGCTTGATGACATCATTTTAAGCGGGGAGATTGCTAAACAAAAGAAAAGTGATCCAAACTTTAACTCGCGTGAATTGACCAGAACGATGTATCTGACTTTTAATCAAGGAAAAAATTCAGCACTAAAAAATGAATCAATCCGTAAGGCTTTGAGTTTGGCAATTGATCGCAAGCAACTAACTAAAGATATTTTAGGTGATGGGTCATTTCCGGTTCATGTTTTGGTCCCATTGGGCTTGGCAAATAATCCGGCCACGAAAAATGATTTTAGTAAACCAATTGATCAGTCAACAGCTAGTTATTCAACTTATAACTTGGCAAAGGCTAAAGAACTTTGGGAGCAAGGCAAAAAGGAAACGGGCATCGACCAGGTAACTTGGACGATGCTTGGTGAAGATAACGACAGTAATAAGAAATTGATGGAATATTTTCAAGGCCAGTTAGAAAAACTCCCGGGATTAAAGATAAATTTGCAAGCGGTGCCTCATAAGACACGCCTGCAGTTTGGGCAAAATGGGCAGTTTGATTTGATGACAAGTCAGGTGGCCGCTGATTTTCCAGATCCAGTTGCAATTTTAAATGTTCAAACCACTAATAATGTTTACAATTTCGGTCATACGTCTAACTCGCGCTATGATCAGTTAATTGAAAAAAGTAATCTGGAATCAGATCCAAATAAACGTTTTACTCAAATGAGTCAAGCGTTAGAAATTTTATCTCAAAATCAAGAGGTTGCGCCGATCTATCAATTAGTTGAAGCTCATTTGACCCGGAGAAATTTAAAAGGAGTGACTTTTTCTCCGAACCATCTCTTTAATTACGTTGGGGCAAATCTTAATGGTAAATAG